A segment of the Marinobacter arenosus genome:
TGACGACGTACCCCCAGGCTCTGACCGGCCTCCCAGGCCAGATCTTCCAGGTAGTACCCCGGCAGCGGCGATTGCGAACCGTGCAGCCCCAGAAAGCTGACTTCCATCTGATAAGGCGCATGTTCGTGCTCCGGCGACAGCGCCGACACGACATCGCTGCCCGGAAAACCCAGGCCTGCGGAAGCGGAAAATCGAATGCGCTCCTGGCGGGGCTGGTCAGTTCCGTCTCGCTCGAGATCGTCGCCATGATGCCGGTGAATCAGGTCCACCAGCTGAAAAAAACTGTAGCGTCGCGCATTGCCCAGAACGGGTTGCAGCTCGGCTACATCAGCGGCTGCTGACCTTGCTGTAACGTCCATGTGTACCGTTCCTGATTGTCGACGTTCACCACATCCAGTTGGTGAAACGCGTTAATGCTCGCGTACAGCGCAAAAAACTGGCTCAGCACCGTGCCGAACAGGAAAAGGTCGCCCTCTGAGGCAAACCCACTCTGATCAAGGTCCAGCACTGACCGAATGCCCCGAACCGGTAATCCTCGCACCATGCGGTCTACCGGCGTGGTTTCAATTTGTCGGATACCCGCAAGCCGTTGCTGGGACACCCTTTGGGCCTGTCGATCAACCAATGCCCTGAAGTCGTACACTCGTAACACCGTACGCAGCGCATCAACATCGAGCATGGACAGATAATTGAGCGACAGATTTGAAATCAGGGTCCACAGGAGACTGCCATCCAGCGTCGGGCGCAGCGTTGCCGTCGGCCGGGTGATATTGCTGAACGAAGCAAATGCCGGTGAACTCTCCGTGGCCATGCAAACCTCGCCAACCGCCAATTGCTGGGGCAGTTGGCGGTTGGTACACGTCAGGGTCAGCGACACTGCCTCCTGACGATTCAGGCACTCAGACTCATCACCACGCACGAATGAGAGGTAATGATCGAAGCCGTCTCCCCGAACACTCTCGCGAGCCCGCATCCGGTAATACAGGGCGGTCCGCCGACGATCGCGTTCCACCTCATGCTGAAAGCTCTCGAAGGGCGTATAGATGCGAGGTTCACCTCGTCCGGACCGACCTTCCAGCCAGCCCTCTACCTGCTCAATACTGAAGACCTCATAGTGGTCCGGCGAACGGCCCGAGGGCGAGATGCGGTACTCGGTCTGACGCCCACTCAAGTCGACCGGTTCACCTTCGTGGCTGAAGAGATTGACAGCGGGCGTGCAGTACAGCTGAAGACTTTCGGTTCGGACGCTGGTGTCGGGTGGCAGTATCCGATTGAAATGAAAACGCAGGCTGATTTCGTCCGCCTGAACCGATGGCAAACGGGCCTGAAGGCCCCGAACATCCACAAAATGGAAGGCTTCCGGAAAACTCAGGTACTCCTGCAGTATCCGATATCCCGGATAGGCGTTTTTCGGGTAGGGAAGCAACGCCTCTTCGGAGCCGAATCCCACTGGTTGAAGCAGCGATGCGGGAAGGTTGTAGATAGCATCTCCGACAACCAGTTCCATTCGCTTAAGATAGTGATTAAGCCAAAGGTACAGAGTTTCTGCGGAGTGTTTATCACCGCCCAGGTAAAAACGCAGAGTGCCCAGACCCAGTTCCGTCAGAGGCTGATCGGTGTGAAGCGCCAGATCCACGGTGACCGAAGACACTTCCCGAGAATGCTCCGCGTGCGCACCTGCAACGCTCATTGGAAACACATCCACCGGACGGCAGGTTCGAAACCGACATTGGGTCTGCCGCGCAGCGTCGCCCACTGGCCGACTCTTGATTTCGGTGTGGCGATGCACCCGCTGACGCTCACTGATTGCATGCAACTGCGGATCAAATCGCATGATGGTGCAACTGGGCACCGGGCGAAGATAGTTTGGCCACAACATGTTCAGCAGGGAATGCGTGAGCTCGGGAAACTCGTCTTCAACCTTTTCTCGAAGCTTGCCCGTCAGGAACGCGAAGCCTTCCAACAGGCGCTCAACGTCCGGGTCAGTGCTCTGCTCCGAAAGAAATCGGGTCAGTTGAGGGTGCGCCTCCGCAAATTCTCGCCCCTGCAGCCGCAGGAAGGACAGCTCATCCCTGTAGAATCGGTTTAACTTCATAAAACTCATACACCAATGTCCGGCTAGAGGCAGCGCAGGGATTTATCCCCACCCCTCTTTTCCATGCCGGTTAAACCACGCGGTAATACCGCTTGTCATCCAATAACAGATCGATGGTCGTTTTATCGTCCGCGGAATCCGTTCTCAGATAGACCGTCACCTGAAAACGCAACTGCAACGGGTCCTGTTGCTGCGGCAAAGGCACCACATCGACGCGCCGCACCCTGGGCTCATAGTTCTCTATGCAGCGTCGAATAGCGCTCCGGATCTGGATATTGAGGTCATGGGTCCCAAGGGTGGCATCGTTGAAATCCAGCAAGCCGAGGTCCGGTGCACTTGCGCTATTGCCGGGATGCGCATTGAGCAATCGAACCAGATGGCGCTTGATAGACTCCAGCACATGGCTGTGCTCGCCAATGTCTTGCCCTGAGGGTTCGGCAGCCTGCTCCAGTCGTTCGAACAAGCTGCCGCCCATACCCTGGAGAGCGTCGTAAGGACTCATTTAGTCCTTGTCCAGGCGGCCCACGAGGGACAACTCGAAGTTCGCTCCCATGTACTTGAAATGGGGGCGAACCGCGAGGGAAACCTGATACCAGCCGGGGTCACCCTCAACGTCAGATACCGTCACCTGAGCCGCACGCAGTGGACGGCGGCTGCGAACGTCCGCCGGCGGATTTTCCTGATCGGCAACATACTGGCGAATCCAGGTGTTCAGCTCTCGCTCCAGATCCTGACGTTCCTTCCAGGAGCCGATCTGTTCTCGCTGAAGTACCTTGATGTAATGCGCAAGCCGGTTGACGATCATCATGTAGGGAAGCTGGGTACCCAGCTTGTAATTGGTCTCAGCTTCCTTGCCTTCCTTCGTGTTAGGGAACTGCTTCGGCTTCTGCACCGAGTTTGCAGAGAAGAAGGCAGCATTGTCGCTGCCCTTCCGCATGGTGAGAGCGATGAACCCTTCGTCCGCCATTTCGTACTCACGCCGGTCGGTGATCAACACCTCTGTGGGAATCTTGGATTCAAGCTGACCAAAGGATTCAAAAAGGTGTACAGGCAGGTCTTCCACCGAGCCTCCGCTTTGCGGGCCGATAATATTCGGGCACCAACGATACTTGGCAAAACTTTCGGTCAGGCGGGTGGCCAGCAGATAAGCTGTGTTGCCCCACAGGTAATGCTCATGGTCAGCGGATACATCCTCCTTGTAATTAAAGCTGCGCACCGGATTCTCCGTCGGATCGTAGGGAACCCTCAACAGGAACCGGGGCGAGGTCAAACCAAGGTACCGGGCGTCCTCAGACTCCCGCAGTGAACGCCATTTGGCGTATTTCGGGCCCTCGAATACGGCCTTCAATTCCTTGATTGCCGGCAACTCCTGGTAGCTGTCAACGCCGAAGAAAGACGGGGCCACGGAAGACAGGAACGGCGCATGAGCCATCGCCCCAACCGAAGAAACGTACTGCAAAAGCTTCATGTCCGGTGTGGAGGGCGTGAAGGCGTAGTTTCCGATAACGGCTCCGACGGGCTCCCCACCGAACTGACCATACTCGGTGGCGTAAATGTGCTTGTAGAAGCCCGTCTGAGTGACATCCGGGGCGAACTCGAAATCCTCGAGAAGCTCGGCTTTGGTAACATGCAGGATGTCCACCTTGATGTTTTCGCGGAAATCGGTGCGGTCCACCATGAGCTTCAGGCCACGCCAGGAGGATTCCAGCTCCTGTAGTTGTGGCGCGTGCAGAATCTCATCCATCTGAGCGCTGATCTTGCGATCCAGCTCCACGACCATCTGGTCGACCAGAGCCTTGTTGACGGGCTGACCCTTCTCATCACTTTTCAGCAAGTTGGAGATAAACGTAGCCACACCCTTTCGCGCCACATCGTAGCCTTCATCGGCAGGTGCCATCCGGCTATTTGCCATGACCTGATCCAGCAAGGACCCTTCTGAAACGGTTTCGGAGGCAGCAGATTGCTGCACAGCAGTATCAGACATACCACATCCCTTTAGTACGTAATTGACATTCGAATTTTGAGCCGCGCTCCGGCGGCATTGGCGTTACTCGCCGGTGGCCAGTTCCAATTCAGCCAACAACTTCTCCCGGGCCTGCTCGTTGTCCAGCAGCTCCTGCAGTTTCGAGCGGAACGATGGCACGTTACCCAGGGGGCCTTTGAGGGCTACCAGGGCCTCACGCAGGTCAACCAGTTTCTGAAGTTCCGGAACCTGACGGGCAATGCTATCGGGGGAGAAGTCTTCGAGAGTCTGGATGTTGAGGTTCACCGGTAAGTCATCGGCGCTTTCATCCAGTTGATTGGAGACGGTGGTGGAGAGGCTCAGATCAGCTTCTTTCATGACAGAACGGAAGTTGTTCTTGTCGACTGAAATCGCCTTTCTATCTTCGATGGGGGTTTCTTCAGCATGCCCCTTGAAATCACCAACGACGAACATTTTCAGCGGAAGCTCGGTTTCGGCCTGCTGATCCCCGGTGGCTGGAACATACTTGATATTGATGCGCTCTTTAGGCGCGACGGAACCGTCTTTCGATGACATGCGCTTGCTCCCTGTGCAAATCATTTACAGTTGTTCAATCCCTTGTACGCGCCCTCCTGGCACGCAACGCCCCGCAACTCTACACAGGTCATCTGGCATTCTCAAGCAAAAACTGGCCGGGAATTCGTCAGAATGTGCACCCGGGCAAGGTTTGGCCGGGCTCTAACGGAGGTGACATAACCCCGAGAAATTTGGAGACTCCGGCAATGATCGGAAACGCCAGGCTTGGAGAAACTCAACCTTAAGTCAACTCCATTTGGCGCCTCCCTGCGGAGTCACAAGTCAGAGCTTTAAATCCTCCAGCGCAGAACGCTATTTTCGAATACTTGCATATCCACGAGAGCCCTTTTCCCTCAAACTGTCTGAGGCTTACTCATGTTCACCCAGACCCTTCAATTTAGTTTGCGTGTAGCGATACGGATTACTTTGCGAGTCGTGTTTCTAGCAGATCAAAAAGTGAAGTTGTTACCTGACCAAAAAATCAGTAGCAGGATGGCTAGCAGATCAATATTTAAACGTGACTGTTTACCGACCTTTTAAAGGGGGGGACTAGATACAAATTATAAGGAACTTCACCCAACCATAGCTCTTTGCCAAAACTTCATAGTTGGCCTTGGCTCGATTACTGTTTGAGTTTTGTATCTTTGAACCGTTCTAATCTGGACTGGATCCCTATCCTCAGCGTAACCTCAAAGGTAAAACAACAAGAGAGTTATAATAGTCCCTACCGAACCGACTTAGGGCGACAGAAAGTGGATGAGACGGTCAAACTTGTCACACAAAGCATCCCGTGAACACTGCTCGAAAATCAACTAGCTTGTGATTTCGCCAATCAGGTCTAAGCCCTTAGGCAGAAAGGATCTCGCGCTATCTTTGAGGGGTAACATGGAACTCGAAAAAAAAAGAGAACTGCTTTTCCCAGAGGGACTCATCAATTGGTCCGGAGCCAAGAGAGGTGGTATTCGACAGCCTTTTCAGGAAGGGTCAGGCCGACCAGTTAAGGAGCAATTTACCACTCCGTTGGTCGAGAAACTTGCACATTGGGTTGATTCACTCACCGCTGGTGAAGCAGGTGTTCCAACCGCCGTTCTTCTGGTTGGTGGCCCCGGTAACGGAAAAACTGATGCCGTCGAAGGGACTATTTCGAGATTCGACGATGCGATTAATGCGGGAGGAAAACTACTTCAAAATTTCGCTGACCAATACAAGCGAGAAGTAGCAGCCCGCCCACCTCGAATGACAGAGGTTAAATTCGAAGGACTAAATAAAAATGTTGTTTCTATAGAACCAACAATACGATTGGTTCAGGATGCTACAGAGAACGATCCTTCCTTGCCAGGAGAAACAGCGGAATCCCTGCTATTGAGAGAGCTTCGACAAATACACCGCGGCGAATACAAAGGGATCTACATCGGTTGCGTCAACCGTGGCATTCTAGCAAATACCTCATCTCTAGCCACCCGGAACGGGGACGATGAGATGGCTAGTTTCTTGGCAAAGATAATCTCGGCCGCGAGTGGTGGAGTAGAAGCCCCTGACTGCTGGCCACTTGAAGGAAGCAAGCTTGCCCTTTGGCCGATGGACGTTGAATCCTTAGTCGCCCCTTCGCACGAAGAAGAACCTTATACCAGTGTTGCGCACCGCGTTTTAGACAAAGCACTTGCCAAGGAAAGTTGGACTCTCCCCTGCGAGAACAAAGCCGACTGCCCTTTTTGCCAAAATAGGGCACTACTCGAGAACAAAAAAGCCCGGGACAATCTAGTTCGTTTCCTTTTCCATTATGAACTCGCATCTGGCAAAAGATGGACTTTTCGAGACCTTTACTCGCTTGTTTCATACCTGTTTATTGGAGATCCAGGCTCACTAGTAATAAATGGGAAGTATTACAGGCCATGTGACTGGACCGCCAAGATGTTACAACTGGAAGCAAAGGGCCTCGGTAGCTTGGAGAGTGCGCGTGCTCGTTATCTGCTTACATCACGACTTTATCATCACAGACTATTCCCCAATTGGCCTCGGTTGGCTACCGGTCAACACCACAAAGCATACACATCAGTTCTTGCAGGAAAAAAAATTCCTGAACAGCTTAGCGAGCGAGCTCTAAATCTGGCGAAATTCCACTTTTCCACGCTCAAGACTCTTGCAGAAAACGAGCAAAACTCAATCAGCGAACTCCTATCAGGAGACTTCTCTACAAGCCTAGACCCGGCTCTCATCCATGGAGAGCGTGTGCTGTACACTGAGTCGAGGAAGGGGCAACCTGTGACTGTCAATTGGATTGAAGAGCATTTTAGCCTTTCGGTAAAGGATGGGCTAGAAGCTGTTTCCGAACGCCTGGCACCTAGCGAACGAAAGCTTTTAGCCCAGCTAGCGGAAGCTGACGAGACACTGCAAGACCACTACCATCCGGCCAGATTTTCGAAACAAGCTAGACTTTTACAATCGTCTTTACGCCAGTTCGCGGCACGGTTAGTGAAGCGAAGCCTTGGTTTAAGGTTCGGAGTCTCGAAAGACGGGGAGCTGCTCAAGAAATACGCTCTCCTTTATCAAAGTGATGCCCAATATGAAGAGGTAGAGGATCTCGTCGAAAAACTCGTCAACGAAGACCGACGCTCCTTTAAGATCCCGCTATCAACTACTTTCGGTCAGCCTGTCGCCCATCGTGATCGAGACGTATCACTCCGAGTAAGAAACGTTAGTACCTCTATGCACATGGATTCTGGCAACTCCTCGAAACCCGCCGCACGATCCCCGTTTATACGAGTTCATAACAGGTATGTACCCGTCACCTTTGCTTTATACAAGGCCCTGAAAGAAATAGAGGAAGGCCTGAACCCCGCCTCTTTACCACAGGAAGTCTTCGCATTGATCGACGAAGTGAAATCTGTTACCGCTGGACAAGTGGCCAGAGACAAGGATTTCGTGAGAGACAACGTTGACCTTACCATCGGACGGGAAAGCTACATGCTGAAAGTAGGCAAAACCGTTCGGTTTAGGAAGTAAACCTCATGGAAACACTAAGAGACTTCTTAAATGAGCCCTGGAAGGAAGCCAGCTTACACCCAAACTACGCCGCCAGCTTTTTGCACCTGACCCCGTTCCCTGAAGTTGCCACAGGAGAGATTCTGCTGGCCTCACTGTATAGGAACGTCGGGTTTTCGGACTCCGGTTTGGTTAGTGAAAAAGTTTGGCACTTGGGAAAAGGCTTTCGGAAGCACCTCGAAAAGGGAAGGCGACCGGATAATAAACAAAGTGAAGTTGGATTCGATGCGAAGTTGTGGAACAAAGTTGTAAATCGAGCGATTGCTACACCAAACCTCTCGGGACAAT
Coding sequences within it:
- the tssF gene encoding type VI secretion system baseplate subunit TssF, which translates into the protein MKLNRFYRDELSFLRLQGREFAEAHPQLTRFLSEQSTDPDVERLLEGFAFLTGKLREKVEDEFPELTHSLLNMLWPNYLRPVPSCTIMRFDPQLHAISERQRVHRHTEIKSRPVGDAARQTQCRFRTCRPVDVFPMSVAGAHAEHSREVSSVTVDLALHTDQPLTELGLGTLRFYLGGDKHSAETLYLWLNHYLKRMELVVGDAIYNLPASLLQPVGFGSEEALLPYPKNAYPGYRILQEYLSFPEAFHFVDVRGLQARLPSVQADEISLRFHFNRILPPDTSVRTESLQLYCTPAVNLFSHEGEPVDLSGRQTEYRISPSGRSPDHYEVFSIEQVEGWLEGRSGRGEPRIYTPFESFQHEVERDRRRTALYYRMRARESVRGDGFDHYLSFVRGDESECLNRQEAVSLTLTCTNRQLPQQLAVGEVCMATESSPAFASFSNITRPTATLRPTLDGSLLWTLISNLSLNYLSMLDVDALRTVLRVYDFRALVDRQAQRVSQQRLAGIRQIETTPVDRMVRGLPVRGIRSVLDLDQSGFASEGDLFLFGTVLSQFFALYASINAFHQLDVVNVDNQERYTWTLQQGQQPLM
- the tssE gene encoding type VI secretion system baseplate subunit TssE, translated to MSPYDALQGMGGSLFERLEQAAEPSGQDIGEHSHVLESIKRHLVRLLNAHPGNSASAPDLGLLDFNDATLGTHDLNIQIRSAIRRCIENYEPRVRRVDVVPLPQQQDPLQLRFQVTVYLRTDSADDKTTIDLLLDDKRYYRVV
- the tssC gene encoding type VI secretion system contractile sheath large subunit — protein: MSDTAVQQSAASETVSEGSLLDQVMANSRMAPADEGYDVARKGVATFISNLLKSDEKGQPVNKALVDQMVVELDRKISAQMDEILHAPQLQELESSWRGLKLMVDRTDFRENIKVDILHVTKAELLEDFEFAPDVTQTGFYKHIYATEYGQFGGEPVGAVIGNYAFTPSTPDMKLLQYVSSVGAMAHAPFLSSVAPSFFGVDSYQELPAIKELKAVFEGPKYAKWRSLRESEDARYLGLTSPRFLLRVPYDPTENPVRSFNYKEDVSADHEHYLWGNTAYLLATRLTESFAKYRWCPNIIGPQSGGSVEDLPVHLFESFGQLESKIPTEVLITDRREYEMADEGFIALTMRKGSDNAAFFSANSVQKPKQFPNTKEGKEAETNYKLGTQLPYMMIVNRLAHYIKVLQREQIGSWKERQDLERELNTWIRQYVADQENPPADVRSRRPLRAAQVTVSDVEGDPGWYQVSLAVRPHFKYMGANFELSLVGRLDKD
- the tssB gene encoding type VI secretion system contractile sheath small subunit — translated: MSSKDGSVAPKERINIKYVPATGDQQAETELPLKMFVVGDFKGHAEETPIEDRKAISVDKNNFRSVMKEADLSLSTTVSNQLDESADDLPVNLNIQTLEDFSPDSIARQVPELQKLVDLREALVALKGPLGNVPSFRSKLQELLDNEQAREKLLAELELATGE